From Triticum aestivum cultivar Chinese Spring chromosome 4A, IWGSC CS RefSeq v2.1, whole genome shotgun sequence, a single genomic window includes:
- the LOC123082346 gene encoding cortical cell-delineating protein, with protein MTYATIQSTTTYVHFHSRTCIEAMASKPTACFPALFLALNLLLVAGVRGQTPAAGRNPCPTNALADLKVCADVLVLLKLKINVPANQQCCPMIGQLVKLDVAACLCAAIKLSVLGIPINLPLDIPLVLNYCGRNATAAGSKCS; from the coding sequence ATGACCTACGCTACAATCCAGAGCACCACTACGTACGTGCACTTCCACTCCCGGACTTGCATCGAAGCAATGGCGTCCAAACCCACAGCATGTTTCCCGGCGCTCTTCCTGGCGCTGAACCTCCTCCTGGTCGCCGGGGTCCGCGGCCAGACCCCCGCGGCCGGCCGCAACCCGTGCCCGACGAACGCGCTGGCCGACCTCAAGGTGTGCGCCGACGTGCTGGTGCTGCTCAAGCTCAAGATCAACGTGCCGGCCAACCAGCAGTGCTGCCCCATGATCGGGCAGCTCGTCAAGCTCGACGTCGCCGCCTGCCTCTGCGCCGCCATCAAGCTCAGCGTCCTCGGCATCCCCATCAACCTGCCGCTCGACATCCCCCTCGTCCTCAACTACTGCGGCCGGAACGCAACTGCAGCCGGCTCCAAATGCTCGTGA